A genome region from Geobacter pickeringii includes the following:
- a CDS encoding two-component system sensor histidine kinase NtrB has translation MIFKSLTTRVIVLLVTLLSVGIGTFAYLNLAREKAQLIKTARENTQLLLDTIERSIFKSMSMGDTQDVQTTLEMVGHSHNRLIGARIFHPQGLILKSSNPLEVGAAVPDGDYSLFINNLTSGIYESPGHGEVFGMIKPIYNSAPCHICHGAKRRIIGILNVNYSLAETNQRIIEVTRLFAISTAAIIAFIALAISIVMVRFVRRPLNCIIENMARVEQGDLSVRMTPRGRDEIGHLIASFDSMVDRLDTAKRELEQFHFQQMERADRLASVGEMAAGIAHEIKNPLAGIAAAMTIIRQDFGEDDPRKEIIGEVIAQVNRLDKTVNDLLFFGKPSPPEPTRVEINDVLRRTLIFALQHRGGKNIERRLQLAEGLPPVYVDPKQVQQVFLNLILNAVQAMQEGGTLTVGSVLAESGAARFVRITIADTGPGIPPQIIGKIFTPFFTTKAQGTGLGLAICQKLITQHGGRIAVASEDGNGTVFSIDLPVAEHAPEL, from the coding sequence TTGATTTTCAAGAGCCTGACAACGCGCGTCATCGTTCTGCTGGTCACCCTCCTCTCCGTGGGGATCGGCACCTTTGCCTATCTCAATCTGGCGCGCGAGAAGGCCCAGCTCATCAAGACGGCACGTGAGAACACCCAGCTTCTCCTCGACACCATCGAGCGGAGCATCTTCAAATCGATGAGCATGGGAGACACCCAGGACGTGCAGACGACCCTGGAGATGGTCGGCCACAGTCACAACCGGCTGATCGGAGCGCGGATCTTCCATCCCCAGGGACTGATTCTCAAGTCATCCAACCCCCTTGAGGTCGGGGCCGCGGTTCCCGATGGCGACTATTCCCTCTTCATCAACAACCTGACCAGCGGAATCTACGAATCTCCCGGCCATGGCGAAGTCTTCGGCATGATCAAGCCGATTTACAACTCCGCGCCGTGTCACATCTGCCACGGCGCGAAGCGGCGGATCATCGGGATCCTGAACGTCAATTACTCCCTGGCCGAGACCAATCAGCGCATCATAGAGGTGACGCGCCTCTTTGCCATCTCAACCGCGGCGATCATCGCCTTCATTGCGCTGGCGATCTCCATCGTCATGGTCCGTTTCGTCCGGCGCCCCCTGAACTGCATCATCGAGAACATGGCGCGGGTCGAACAGGGGGATCTGTCGGTCCGGATGACCCCCCGGGGACGCGACGAGATCGGCCACCTCATCGCCAGCTTTGACTCCATGGTTGACCGGCTCGACACGGCGAAGCGGGAGCTTGAACAGTTCCACTTCCAGCAGATGGAGCGCGCCGACCGCCTGGCGTCAGTGGGGGAAATGGCCGCCGGCATCGCCCACGAGATCAAGAATCCTCTGGCCGGCATCGCCGCGGCCATGACCATCATCCGGCAGGATTTCGGGGAGGATGACCCCCGCAAGGAGATCATCGGCGAGGTGATCGCGCAGGTAAACCGGCTCGACAAGACCGTGAACGACCTGCTCTTCTTCGGCAAGCCCTCTCCGCCGGAGCCGACGCGGGTGGAGATCAACGACGTCCTCCGCCGGACGCTGATTTTCGCCCTCCAGCACCGGGGGGGGAAGAACATCGAGCGCCGCCTCCAGCTTGCCGAGGGGCTTCCTCCCGTCTACGTCGACCCGAAGCAGGTGCAGCAGGTCTTTCTGAACCTGATCCTGAATGCCGTCCAGGCGATGCAGGAGGGAGGGACTCTCACCGTCGGAAGTGTCCTTGCCGAAAGCGGCGCGGCGCGGTTCGTGCGGATCACCATTGCCGATACCGGTCCCGGCATCCCGCCACAGATCATCGGCAAGATCTTTACCCCCTTCTTCACGACCAAGGCGCAGGGAACGGGGCTCGGTCTCGCCATCTGCCAGAAGCTCATCACCCAGCACGGCGGACGCATCGCCGTTGCGAGCGAGGATGGCAACGGAACGGTGTTCAGTATCGACCTCCCGGTTGCGGAGCATGCGCCGGAATTGTGA
- a CDS encoding sigma-54-dependent transcriptional regulator yields MRKTKILVVDDEHLIRWSLEQNLKKQGYEVVSAGNGEDALRIVREEQPDLVLLDIQLPGIGGLEVLEKTKEYDEEIIVIMVTAHGGLETAVHAMRLGAYDYINKPFNLDEMAIVIRKALETSDLRREVQRLRSEQSKKFGPPDIIGGSRHMKNVLDMMDKVARSDASTVLIQGESGTGKELVAKWIHYQSARAEKPFVAINCAAVPATLLESELFGHEKGAFTDAKTMKKGLFELADGGTVFLDEIGDMEMGMQAKLLRFLEERTFRRIGGTKSFAVDVRIISATNRDLLKAIEEKSFRNDLYYRLQVIPIFLPPLRERREDILLLANHFIDVFNSEFNKHVTGISKMAEKLLLDYHWPGNIRELKNVIERAIILGNEETLLLEHLPLEIVAKASTQTAGFTTFKLPPEGVDIEEVEKELIRQSLEITDWNQSRAAKKLNLGIDAFRYRMKKFGFLK; encoded by the coding sequence GTGAGAAAGACGAAAATCCTGGTTGTCGACGATGAACATCTGATCCGCTGGTCCCTGGAGCAGAATCTGAAGAAGCAGGGGTACGAGGTGGTTTCCGCCGGCAACGGCGAGGACGCCCTGCGGATCGTCCGGGAGGAGCAGCCGGACCTGGTTCTCCTCGATATCCAGCTGCCGGGGATCGGCGGTCTCGAGGTGCTGGAGAAGACCAAGGAGTATGACGAAGAGATCATCGTCATCATGGTCACGGCCCACGGCGGGCTGGAGACGGCGGTCCACGCCATGCGGCTCGGCGCCTACGACTATATAAACAAACCGTTCAACCTCGACGAGATGGCCATAGTCATCCGCAAGGCGCTGGAAACATCGGACCTGCGCCGTGAGGTGCAGCGGCTGCGCAGTGAGCAGTCGAAAAAGTTCGGTCCCCCCGACATCATCGGCGGAAGCCGGCACATGAAGAACGTCCTCGACATGATGGACAAGGTCGCCCGCAGTGACGCCTCCACGGTCCTGATCCAGGGGGAGTCGGGGACCGGCAAGGAGCTCGTGGCGAAGTGGATCCACTACCAGTCGGCCCGGGCGGAAAAGCCGTTCGTGGCGATCAACTGCGCGGCGGTGCCGGCGACCCTTCTGGAGAGTGAGCTCTTCGGCCACGAAAAAGGGGCCTTCACCGACGCGAAGACCATGAAAAAAGGGCTCTTCGAGCTTGCCGACGGCGGCACCGTCTTCCTCGACGAGATCGGCGACATGGAGATGGGGATGCAGGCCAAGCTCCTCCGGTTTCTCGAAGAGCGGACATTCCGCCGCATTGGCGGCACCAAGTCGTTTGCCGTTGACGTCCGGATCATCTCCGCCACCAACCGCGATCTCCTCAAGGCGATCGAGGAGAAGAGCTTCCGCAACGACCTCTATTACCGCCTCCAGGTGATCCCCATCTTTCTCCCCCCCCTCCGGGAGCGGCGGGAAGATATCCTGCTCCTGGCAAACCACTTCATCGACGTCTTCAACAGCGAATTCAACAAGCACGTAACGGGCATCTCCAAGATGGCCGAAAAGCTCCTCCTCGATTACCACTGGCCGGGGAACATCCGGGAGCTGAAGAACGTCATCGAGCGGGCCATCATCCTCGGCAACGAGGAGACGCTGCTGCTCGAACACCTCCCCCTGGAGATCGTCGCCAAGGCGTCGACCCAGACCGCCGGCTTCACCACCTTCAAGCTCCCTCCCGAGGGGGTCGATATCGAGGAGGTGGAGAAGGAGCTGATCCGCCAGTCGCTGGAGATTACCGACTGGAATCAATCCAGGGCCGCCAAAAAGCTGAATCTCGGCATCGATGCATTCCGGTACCGGATGAAGAAGTTCGGTTTTCTCAAATAA
- a CDS encoding Ig-like domain-containing protein, translated as MVCRSPKRMVSVAFSLAFLVISLASAAVAAVAPVVVGQNPISEGMRSPLRVAVDSAGNSYVTDPLSGGVLKYDPFGHLTNLIKTALPPQGVALAADGSLLVGQGDYVAVISPAGVETGRLGVGAGQFMMVNGITVDPAGFIYVVDSQDNCVQVFNANGIFARRFGSFGTANGQFSTPSGIAFEKVSNQVAVVDTRNGRVQFFDTNGVYQRTIGVFGSGALGFTAPQGVAFEYASGPTPVLKRMYVVDTFQSSVQAIDPNGTQQYLSTFGAYGGGVGQLMVPSDLVFDQAYGRLLVVNGYGNLAVFNIDGGGVPVDTTPPALTINPVPATVYAATLDVSGTVAAGATLSISASGSTVVSPISSPSAGTWRVTLSGLAPGSTTVTVTARNAAQIATTLTASVNYLQPAPQLVLDPTPSVTNDPYQQLSGTVDAGSLVTVSNTTTGASVTATIFGTSWSCRVPLTTGLNALNVTATRPQSAVATLSLSTILDTTPPALQVSALADGSYTSEQVQNIQATVSDPNLDTVLLNGAPVTVVNGAFSSAVTLNIGPNIITVVATDLAGNATTDTRTIIFDPTRPVVTFTAPAEGSYVAVSHVAVSGSVDKVAKVTVAGQPATMSGNDWSADVPLVAGLNTVEVTAVDLAGNVTTAKRTVIFDGDAPKLVITSPAQDKAVNTKSIALTGLVSDLAPVTFTADVNGVPVLVEQANGTFALGVTFADEGAYAITIKATDAAGNVGTVTRTLIYDTTPPALTLNPVNTPFPAALSGTVEAGATVTVEDKNGAAGTVTVSGEAWQASLTVGAYDSATLAVRATDAAGNSTVRSLLVQVPDGDLDGDGQVTIQDALLALKIYLGQIKPTASYLTHGDIGPLLQGKAHPNGTIDMVDVILILRKALGMPSW; from the coding sequence ATGGTATGCAGATCGCCGAAACGAATGGTGTCCGTTGCCTTCTCGCTGGCGTTTCTGGTTATTTCGCTGGCGTCGGCCGCCGTTGCCGCCGTGGCTCCGGTGGTGGTCGGCCAGAACCCCATTTCGGAGGGGATGCGTTCTCCGCTGCGGGTTGCCGTGGATTCGGCCGGCAATAGCTACGTGACCGATCCGCTTTCCGGGGGGGTGCTCAAATATGATCCATTCGGTCATTTGACAAATCTCATCAAGACCGCCCTCCCTCCCCAGGGGGTCGCCCTTGCCGCTGATGGTTCGCTCCTGGTGGGGCAGGGCGATTACGTGGCGGTCATCAGCCCCGCCGGTGTCGAGACCGGTCGGCTCGGCGTTGGCGCCGGCCAGTTCATGATGGTGAACGGCATCACCGTCGACCCCGCCGGTTTCATCTACGTGGTCGACAGCCAGGACAACTGCGTGCAGGTGTTCAATGCCAACGGCATCTTCGCCCGCCGCTTCGGGAGCTTCGGCACGGCGAACGGCCAGTTTTCCACCCCCTCCGGCATCGCCTTCGAGAAGGTTTCCAATCAGGTCGCGGTGGTCGATACCCGCAACGGCCGTGTACAGTTTTTTGACACAAACGGCGTCTATCAGCGGACGATCGGTGTCTTCGGCTCCGGCGCCCTCGGCTTTACCGCTCCGCAGGGGGTGGCCTTCGAGTATGCCAGCGGCCCGACCCCGGTGCTGAAGCGGATGTACGTGGTCGATACCTTCCAGAGCTCGGTTCAGGCCATCGATCCCAACGGAACCCAGCAGTACCTTTCCACCTTCGGCGCGTATGGCGGCGGGGTGGGGCAACTGATGGTCCCGTCCGATCTCGTCTTCGACCAGGCCTACGGCCGCCTCCTCGTGGTGAACGGCTACGGCAACCTGGCGGTATTCAATATCGACGGCGGCGGGGTTCCGGTGGACACCACCCCGCCGGCGCTTACCATCAACCCGGTCCCTGCCACGGTCTATGCCGCCACCCTCGACGTGAGCGGTACCGTAGCGGCCGGTGCCACCCTCTCCATCTCTGCCAGCGGCAGCACCGTCGTCAGCCCGATTTCGTCCCCCTCTGCCGGCACCTGGCGTGTGACCCTCAGCGGACTGGCCCCGGGAAGCACCACTGTCACCGTAACGGCCCGCAACGCGGCGCAGATCGCCACGACCCTCACGGCGTCGGTGAACTATCTGCAGCCGGCTCCGCAGCTCGTTCTCGACCCGACTCCTTCGGTGACCAACGACCCGTATCAGCAGCTCTCCGGCACGGTTGACGCCGGTTCCCTGGTGACGGTTTCCAACACCACCACGGGGGCGAGCGTCACGGCGACGATCTTCGGCACCAGCTGGAGCTGCCGCGTTCCCCTCACCACCGGCCTCAACGCCCTGAACGTCACGGCGACGCGTCCCCAAAGCGCGGTGGCGACGCTCTCGCTCTCCACGATCCTCGATACGACGCCACCGGCGCTCCAGGTGTCGGCCCTCGCCGATGGCAGCTACACCAGCGAGCAGGTTCAGAACATTCAGGCAACCGTGAGCGATCCCAACCTCGACACCGTCCTGCTCAACGGCGCGCCGGTCACCGTGGTGAATGGCGCCTTCAGTTCTGCGGTCACCCTGAACATCGGCCCGAACATCATTACCGTCGTGGCGACCGACCTGGCGGGGAATGCGACCACCGACACCCGGACGATCATCTTCGATCCCACCCGGCCGGTAGTGACCTTCACGGCCCCGGCCGAGGGGTCGTACGTTGCCGTCAGCCACGTGGCCGTGAGCGGCTCGGTCGACAAGGTGGCCAAGGTCACGGTTGCCGGCCAGCCGGCGACGATGAGCGGAAACGACTGGAGCGCCGACGTTCCGCTCGTGGCGGGACTCAACACCGTGGAGGTGACGGCGGTCGACCTCGCCGGCAACGTCACCACCGCGAAGCGCACGGTCATCTTCGATGGCGATGCGCCGAAACTGGTCATCACCTCCCCCGCGCAGGACAAGGCGGTGAACACGAAGAGCATCGCCCTGACCGGCCTGGTTTCCGACCTCGCTCCGGTGACCTTCACCGCCGATGTGAACGGCGTGCCGGTACTGGTCGAGCAGGCCAACGGCACCTTTGCCCTCGGGGTCACCTTTGCCGACGAAGGGGCGTACGCCATCACCATCAAGGCGACCGACGCCGCAGGAAACGTCGGGACGGTGACGCGGACCCTCATCTACGATACGACGCCGCCGGCCCTTACCCTTAACCCGGTCAACACCCCCTTCCCGGCGGCGCTCTCCGGTACCGTCGAGGCAGGGGCCACAGTGACGGTGGAGGACAAGAACGGCGCGGCCGGGACGGTGACGGTGAGCGGCGAGGCATGGCAGGCCAGCCTCACCGTCGGGGCCTATGACTCCGCCACCCTTGCAGTGCGGGCCACCGACGCCGCCGGCAACAGCACGGTCCGGTCGCTCCTCGTTCAGGTGCCCGACGGCGATCTGGACGGCGACGGGCAGGTAACGATCCAGGATGCGCTGCTGGCCCTCAAGATCTACCTCGGCCAGATCAAGCCGACGGCCAGCTATCTGACCCATGGCGACATCGGTCCGCTGCTCCAGGGGAAAGCACACCCCAACGGTACCATCGACATGGTCGACGTGATCCTGATCCTGAGAAAGGCCCTCGGGATGCCGAGCTGGTAA
- a CDS encoding cytochrome c3 family protein, which produces MKKFLLAALAVTAVLATAGNGNANPGNISWTVHNMSKSAPWANASLRHWYSSEVDQVCVFCHTPHNAKPSVPLWNKVNPTQTFRMYTSSPTLSPTAKAVTAPGPESLLCLSCHDGRTAINVLHNSTVGVDSGDGSGDKRVKIAGFPLTDPSNPNAQALAMGSLPTFGTPYRANLGKTDSDTYAGYNLMDDHPISFSYTASYGQKGAQYLNDINTVKAQGFRFYGPNRDRMECSTCHDPHADYGLDFDGNPTGSPTGNTKLRPFLVRDNVGSAMCFTCHNK; this is translated from the coding sequence ATGAAGAAATTTCTGTTGGCAGCACTTGCCGTGACGGCGGTTCTGGCCACGGCGGGAAACGGAAACGCAAACCCGGGAAATATCAGCTGGACGGTCCACAACATGTCCAAGAGCGCTCCCTGGGCCAACGCCAGTCTCCGTCACTGGTACAGTTCCGAGGTGGATCAAGTGTGCGTCTTCTGTCATACACCCCATAACGCCAAACCGTCGGTCCCCCTCTGGAACAAGGTGAACCCGACACAGACGTTCAGGATGTATACGTCGTCGCCCACGCTCTCTCCAACTGCCAAGGCGGTGACCGCCCCCGGCCCCGAGTCGCTCCTCTGCCTCAGCTGCCACGATGGCCGCACCGCCATCAACGTGCTCCATAACTCGACGGTGGGAGTCGACTCGGGGGACGGCTCGGGTGACAAGCGGGTAAAGATCGCCGGTTTTCCTCTCACCGACCCGAGCAACCCGAACGCCCAGGCCCTCGCCATGGGGAGTCTCCCGACCTTCGGTACCCCCTACCGGGCGAACCTCGGCAAGACCGACAGCGATACCTATGCCGGCTACAACCTGATGGATGACCATCCGATCTCCTTCTCCTATACGGCTTCGTACGGCCAGAAGGGGGCCCAGTACCTGAACGACATCAATACGGTCAAGGCCCAGGGATTCCGGTTCTACGGCCCCAATCGGGACCGGATGGAGTGTTCGACCTGTCACGACCCCCATGCCGACTACGGGCTCGATTTCGATGGCAACCCCACGGGGAGCCCCACGGGGAACACGAAGCTCAGGCCGTTTCTGGTCAGGGACAATGTGGGAAGCGCCATGTGCTTTACGTGTCACAATAAGTAG
- a CDS encoding CxxxxCH/CxxCH domain-containing protein — protein sequence MNGMTMKIWAVGAAVFMMVASAWAIDAPHEVDSVKGYTCYSCHTVQNTLGSKGFNNVCLSCHTPSSIPYGFKKPFTMADFANPFRTYTSVRTGVLYQTSHNWIGTDTVPRAGALPPTIATLNKANMLGTIVCARCHSVHAAYSSAYNSKPFLRAQNGNDAMCLDCHRPRNTTDHTKGTHPVTVNYAARAAARPTEFYATPQNANPVNPTSAMKISAAGQVVCTTCHGVHFTDSNSRTFHNASSARMGQLSSAKGRSAGMLLRTDMFGATVTTINICTNCHKSTDNPANTTARVKSHNGSKNQNVQCAACHGGHVDAADGTTPNVFLVNRYMNISTQYGAVRNKKVMFQYTSATLKNYNKDATGVCLACHPTLPSTISTHLTSTNAADCNTCHVHSQGFSANCTLCHGFPPQVRAGSGPSGYAIDNSKLYNYSTSGVFKYESLTPHISHAGGGSYYSYSCNECHQGNTHDSGNFQQVFKSPASPLATIASLKGGTPTYTTTGAGTCNNVYCHSNGAPTGGVIAWKSQPTWANGKGTFIGAVGECNKCHDATPATNAHTRHLSGGTTGKSYICVNCHSATVNSTGTIISKTMHVNGNKDILFSGTIGTQALSGSTCANLYCHSNGKGAAPFVAPVWTTPSTGQCNSCHKATGATAIDTYGHTAHLTATYGPNFGAVESACSKCHVYTNELAATHVNGTVDVLSTNCTTNCHKQGIVWTGGRVTCESCHTAPYSVINSLTAPSKPNFTSSGHGQAFTNYTASRRCNSCHDANSAHISLALGTYKRIAVNDNTLCFGCHNNAATVPTVSKENVTTHATARGVYNMDCKVCHDVHGTSNIKMLRTTITFGTLTSTITYTTLDSFVQLVPPYRGVCQTCHTQTNHYKRGINEGSNHPTSGCLNCHSHKDTFAFKPKACNFCHGYPPAPKGFVPTQANYSTARLENYSGGGGAHVKAGHILTNVRPTQGFSPCLVCHNGGSSTHIGRTAIFNPMTSPTTAQKKANTTVKVDPTYPFNATKGQWYQQQTPANTGSCWNVSCHFQATPRWSNDK from the coding sequence ATGAACGGAATGACAATGAAAATCTGGGCCGTGGGCGCAGCGGTGTTCATGATGGTGGCGTCGGCATGGGCGATCGATGCGCCCCACGAGGTTGACTCCGTCAAAGGATACACCTGTTACAGTTGTCATACCGTCCAGAACACCCTGGGATCGAAAGGGTTCAACAACGTCTGCCTCTCCTGTCATACCCCGTCGAGCATCCCGTACGGTTTCAAGAAGCCGTTCACCATGGCCGACTTCGCCAACCCGTTCCGCACCTACACATCCGTCAGGACCGGTGTCCTGTACCAGACCTCCCACAACTGGATCGGCACCGACACCGTACCCCGGGCCGGCGCGCTTCCGCCAACCATCGCGACCCTCAACAAGGCAAACATGCTCGGGACCATCGTCTGTGCCCGCTGCCACAGTGTCCATGCCGCCTACTCATCGGCGTATAACAGCAAGCCGTTCCTCCGGGCGCAGAACGGCAACGACGCCATGTGCCTCGACTGCCACCGGCCGCGGAACACCACGGACCACACCAAGGGGACCCACCCGGTCACCGTCAACTATGCCGCCCGGGCCGCGGCGCGCCCCACGGAATTCTACGCCACGCCGCAGAACGCGAATCCGGTCAACCCGACCTCGGCCATGAAGATCAGCGCCGCCGGCCAGGTGGTCTGCACCACCTGTCACGGGGTCCACTTCACCGACTCCAACAGCCGGACCTTCCACAACGCCTCCAGCGCCCGGATGGGTCAACTCTCCTCCGCCAAGGGGAGAAGCGCCGGGATGCTGCTGCGGACCGACATGTTCGGCGCCACGGTAACCACCATCAATATCTGCACCAACTGCCACAAGTCCACCGACAACCCGGCCAACACCACCGCGCGGGTCAAGAGCCACAACGGCAGCAAGAACCAGAACGTGCAGTGCGCCGCCTGCCACGGTGGCCACGTGGATGCGGCCGACGGGACGACTCCCAACGTCTTCCTCGTGAACCGGTACATGAACATCTCCACCCAGTACGGCGCGGTCCGGAACAAGAAGGTCATGTTCCAGTACACCTCGGCGACGCTGAAGAACTACAACAAGGATGCCACCGGGGTCTGCCTGGCCTGCCACCCGACGCTCCCGAGCACCATCAGCACGCACTTGACGAGCACCAACGCCGCTGACTGCAACACCTGCCATGTCCATTCCCAGGGGTTCTCGGCCAACTGCACCCTCTGCCACGGCTTCCCTCCCCAAGTGAGAGCGGGGAGCGGCCCCTCCGGTTACGCCATCGATAACTCCAAGCTGTACAACTACTCCACGTCGGGGGTGTTCAAGTACGAATCCCTCACCCCCCACATCAGCCACGCCGGCGGCGGCAGCTACTACTCTTACTCCTGCAACGAGTGTCACCAGGGAAACACCCACGACAGCGGCAATTTCCAGCAGGTGTTCAAGAGCCCCGCATCCCCTCTGGCGACCATTGCCTCCCTCAAGGGGGGGACGCCCACCTACACCACCACGGGCGCCGGAACCTGCAACAACGTCTACTGCCACAGTAACGGCGCGCCGACGGGCGGCGTCATCGCCTGGAAGAGCCAGCCGACCTGGGCCAACGGCAAGGGGACCTTCATCGGCGCGGTCGGAGAGTGCAACAAGTGCCACGACGCCACTCCCGCCACCAACGCCCATACGCGCCACCTCTCCGGCGGCACCACCGGTAAGAGCTACATCTGCGTTAACTGCCATTCGGCCACGGTGAACAGTACCGGCACCATCATCAGCAAGACTATGCACGTCAACGGGAACAAAGACATCCTCTTCTCCGGGACCATCGGCACCCAGGCCCTCTCCGGCTCCACCTGCGCGAACCTTTACTGCCACAGCAACGGCAAAGGGGCCGCCCCCTTCGTTGCTCCGGTCTGGACTACGCCGTCCACCGGGCAGTGCAACTCCTGCCACAAGGCGACCGGGGCCACGGCGATCGACACCTACGGCCACACCGCCCACCTGACGGCAACTTATGGCCCGAACTTCGGGGCCGTGGAGAGCGCCTGCAGCAAGTGCCACGTCTACACCAATGAATTGGCCGCGACCCACGTGAACGGCACCGTCGATGTCCTGTCCACCAACTGCACCACCAACTGCCACAAGCAGGGGATTGTCTGGACCGGCGGCCGGGTCACCTGCGAGAGCTGCCATACCGCCCCCTACTCGGTCATCAACAGCCTGACCGCGCCGTCGAAGCCGAACTTCACCTCCTCAGGCCATGGCCAGGCATTCACCAACTACACCGCGAGCCGCCGCTGCAACAGCTGCCACGACGCCAACAGCGCCCATATCTCCCTGGCCCTCGGCACCTACAAGCGGATCGCCGTCAACGACAACACCCTCTGCTTCGGCTGCCACAACAACGCGGCCACGGTGCCGACCGTCAGCAAGGAGAACGTGACCACCCACGCCACCGCCAGGGGGGTCTACAACATGGACTGCAAGGTCTGCCACGACGTCCACGGCACGAGCAACATCAAGATGCTGCGGACCACCATCACCTTCGGCACCCTGACCTCCACCATCACCTATACGACCCTCGACAGCTTCGTGCAGCTCGTCCCCCCCTACCGCGGGGTCTGCCAGACCTGCCATACCCAGACGAACCACTACAAGCGCGGCATCAACGAGGGGAGCAACCACCCGACATCCGGCTGCCTCAACTGCCATTCCCACAAGGATACCTTCGCCTTCAAGCCGAAGGCCTGCAACTTCTGCCACGGCTACCCGCCGGCGCCCAAGGGCTTCGTGCCGACCCAGGCCAACTACTCCACGGCCAGGCTGGAGAACTACTCCGGCGGCGGCGGCGCTCACGTGAAGGCCGGCCACATCCTGACGAACGTCCGGCCGACCCAGGGCTTCTCGCCGTGCCTCGTCTGCCACAACGGTGGATCATCCACCCATATCGGCAGGACGGCGATATTCAACCCAATGACCTCGCCCACAACGGCCCAGAAGAAGGCGAACACGACGGTGAAGGTCGATCCGACCTACCCGTTCAACGCCACCAAGGGGCAGTGGTATCAGCAGCAGACCCCGGCCAACACCGGGAGCTGCTGGAACGTCAGCTGCCACTTCCAGGCGACGCCGCGGTGGTCGAACGACAAGTAA